The Yoonia sp. SS1-5 genome contains a region encoding:
- a CDS encoding AMP nucleosidase: MNIPQEAAIKTPDIPAPEAFDDAGKAVDRLIMLYQAAVRFLSDNFAAAATDGRPLSRVRAFYPEIRLTTTTYAKTDTRLSFGHVAEPGTYATTVTRPDLFTDYLKQQIGLLIKSHGMPVVIGASDTPMPVHFAAANNPNLTVPQEGSMDFNLRDNFDVPDLSTTHDDIVNGEEFTYPDGARPLAPFTAQRVDYSLARLQHYTATAAEHFQNHVLFTNYQFYVEEFEAYARQMLDDPGSGYTSFVSTGNVEIRDADTPIPVPEKLPQMPTYHLKRDGGGGITLVNIGVGPSNAKTATDHIAVLRPHAWLMVGHCAGLRNSQRLGDFVLAHAYLREDHVLDDDLPVWIPIPALAEIQIALETAVADVTKLEGYELKRIMRTGTVATIDNRNWELREHTGPVQRLSQSRAIALDMESATIAANGFRFRVPYGTLLCVSDKPLHGELKLPGMASNFYKTQVAAHLMIGIRAMERLREMPLERIHSRKLRSFEETAFL, translated from the coding sequence ATGAACATCCCGCAAGAGGCGGCAATCAAGACGCCCGACATTCCAGCCCCCGAAGCCTTTGACGACGCAGGCAAGGCTGTAGATCGGCTGATCATGCTCTATCAGGCGGCTGTCAGGTTCCTGTCGGACAATTTTGCAGCCGCCGCGACTGACGGGCGCCCCCTGTCACGGGTGCGGGCCTTTTACCCAGAAATCCGGCTGACCACGACAACCTATGCAAAAACCGACACCCGCCTGTCTTTCGGGCATGTGGCCGAACCCGGGACCTACGCCACCACCGTCACCCGACCTGATCTGTTTACCGATTACCTCAAACAGCAGATCGGGCTTTTGATCAAAAGCCATGGCATGCCGGTTGTGATCGGGGCGTCGGACACGCCCATGCCGGTTCATTTCGCAGCCGCCAACAACCCCAACCTGACCGTGCCGCAGGAAGGGTCGATGGATTTCAACCTGCGCGACAATTTCGACGTGCCCGACCTTAGCACGACCCATGATGACATCGTGAATGGTGAGGAATTCACCTACCCCGACGGCGCGCGCCCTTTGGCCCCGTTTACGGCACAACGGGTCGACTATTCGCTCGCCCGGCTCCAGCACTACACCGCCACCGCGGCAGAGCATTTCCAGAACCATGTGCTTTTCACCAACTATCAGTTCTATGTCGAGGAATTCGAAGCCTATGCGCGCCAGATGCTAGATGATCCGGGTAGCGGCTACACCAGCTTTGTCAGCACCGGAAATGTGGAAATCCGCGACGCGGACACACCGATACCGGTTCCCGAAAAGCTTCCGCAGATGCCGACCTACCACCTGAAACGGGACGGCGGCGGCGGCATCACGCTGGTCAATATTGGTGTCGGACCGTCCAATGCAAAAACAGCAACCGATCATATCGCTGTGCTGCGCCCGCATGCCTGGCTGATGGTGGGGCATTGCGCAGGGCTGCGAAACTCCCAACGGCTTGGGGATTTTGTGCTGGCCCATGCATATCTGCGCGAAGACCATGTGCTGGACGATGACTTGCCTGTCTGGATCCCGATCCCGGCCCTTGCAGAAATCCAGATTGCGCTGGAAACCGCGGTGGCGGATGTGACCAAGCTGGAAGGGTACGAGCTGAAGCGCATCATGCGGACAGGCACGGTTGCGACAATTGACAACCGCAACTGGGAACTGCGCGAACACACGGGCCCGGTGCAGCGTTTGTCGCAATCACGGGCGATTGCGCTTGATATGGAAAGTGCGACAATTGCGGCCAACGGTTTCCGGTTTCGGGTGCCTTACGGAACTCTTCTTTGCGTCAGTGACAAGCCCCTGCATGGCGAGCTGAAATTGCCCGGAATGGCGTCAAATTTCTATAAAACACAGGTGGCCGCGCATCTGATGATTGGTATAAGAGCGATGGAACGACTGCGTGAAATGCCGCTGGAACGCATCCACAGCCGCAAATTACGTAGCTTTGAAGAGACAGCGTTCCTCTAA